The following coding sequences are from one Odocoileus virginianus isolate 20LAN1187 ecotype Illinois chromosome 7, Ovbor_1.2, whole genome shotgun sequence window:
- the TSPAN14 gene encoding tetraspanin-14 isoform X2, which produces MPPMSRLAGVVFLGVGLWAWSEKGVLSDLTKVTRMHGIDPVVLVLMVGVVMFTLGFAGCVGALRENICLLNFFCSTIVLIFFLELAVAVLAFLFQDWVRDRFREFFESNIRSYRDDIDLQNLIDSLQKANQCCGAYGPEDWDLNVYFNCSGASYSREKCGVPFSCCVPDPAQKVVNTQCGYDVRTQLKSKWDESIFTKGCIQALESWLPRNIYIVAGVFIAISLLQIFGIFLARTLISDIEAVKAGHHF; this is translated from the exons ATGCCTCCCATGAGTAGG TTGGCTGGAGTTGTCTTCCTCGGAGTTGGACTATGGGCGTGGAGCGAGAAG GGGGTGCTCTCCGACCTCACCAAAGTGACCCGGATGCATGGAATTGACCCAGTGGTGCTGGTGCTGATGGTGGGCGTGGTGATGTTCACCCTGGGCTTCGCTGGCTGTGTGGGGGCCCTGCGGGAGAATATCTGCCTGCTCAACTTT TTCTGCAGCACTATCGTGCTCATCTTTTTCCTGGAGCTGGCCGTGGCCGTGCTGGCCTTCCTGTTCCAGGACTGGGTGAGGGACCGGTTCCGGGAGTTCTTCGAGAGCAACATCAGATCCTACCGGGACGACATTGACCTGCAGAACCTCATCGACTCCCTTCAGAAAGCC AACCAGTGCTGTGGGGCGTATGGCCCTGAAGACTGGGACCTCAATGTCTACTTCAACTGCAGTGGCGCCAGCTATAGCCGCGAGAAATGTGGGGTGCCCTTCTCCTGCTGCGTGCCCGACCCCGCG CAAAAAGTTGTGAACACACAGTGTGGCTATGACGTCAGGACTCAG CTGAAGAGCAAATGGGATGAGTCCATCTTCACGAAAGGCTGCATCCAGGCCCTGGAGAGCTGGCTCCCGCGGAACATCTACATTGTGGCTGGCGTCTTCATCGCCATCTCACTGCTGCAG